The following proteins come from a genomic window of Gimesia chilikensis:
- a CDS encoding nucleoside hydrolase, whose protein sequence is MSLRSICGIVLALLLLSEVSVAREPVRVIFDTDISGDVDDVLALAMLHTLADRGECELLAVTISKINPLTGPFTDAVNTFYGRGEIPIGVTRDAQRRESRYLKLVNEKDEEEWRYPHDVRSNEDLPDAVTVLRKTLMAQPDHSVVLIQVGLAANLADLVESKADEISPLSGKELIRQKVSLVSVMAGAFEPIDGNQHFLEANIRNGIKSMQRFVNQWPREVPVIWSGFEIGIAVRYPRESIARDFSYRSHHIVREAYLLHSGPEHDRPSWDLTSVLYAVRPDDGYFTLSQPGRVTVEDDGFLKFQPEELGRDRYLEMNSEQAIRVREVLRDLVSQPPARCAP, encoded by the coding sequence ATGAGTTTGAGATCAATTTGTGGAATCGTACTGGCGCTGCTGCTCCTGTCTGAAGTGAGCGTTGCCCGAGAGCCGGTGCGGGTCATTTTTGATACCGATATTTCCGGAGACGTGGATGATGTGCTGGCCCTGGCCATGCTGCATACACTGGCTGATCGAGGGGAATGCGAACTGCTGGCTGTCACAATCTCCAAGATCAACCCGTTGACCGGTCCCTTTACAGACGCTGTGAATACGTTTTACGGGCGGGGTGAGATTCCGATTGGAGTGACCCGGGATGCACAACGTCGCGAGAGCCGTTACCTGAAACTGGTAAATGAAAAGGACGAAGAGGAGTGGCGCTATCCACATGATGTTCGCTCCAATGAAGATTTACCAGATGCGGTGACAGTGCTGCGTAAGACGCTGATGGCACAGCCGGATCATTCGGTGGTCTTGATTCAGGTCGGGTTAGCGGCGAATCTCGCAGATCTGGTGGAATCGAAGGCCGATGAGATCAGCCCTCTGAGTGGAAAGGAACTGATCCGCCAGAAAGTGAGTCTGGTGTCCGTGATGGCTGGCGCGTTTGAACCGATTGACGGCAATCAGCACTTCCTGGAAGCCAATATTCGCAACGGAATCAAGTCGATGCAGCGCTTCGTCAACCAGTGGCCCCGGGAGGTCCCCGTGATCTGGAGCGGTTTTGAAATTGGCATCGCGGTTCGATATCCGCGGGAGAGCATTGCGCGGGATTTCAGCTACCGTTCACATCATATCGTGCGCGAAGCCTATCTGTTGCACAGTGGTCCCGAGCACGATCGGCCCAGTTGGGATCTGACCAGTGTGCTCTACGCGGTTCGGCCGGATGACGGATATTTCACGTTGTCACAGCCAGGACGGGTGACCGTAGAAGACGACGGTTTTCTGAAATTCCAGCCGGAAGAACTGGGACGCGACCGTTACCTGGAAATGAATTCCGAACAGGCGATTCGCGTACGCGAAGTACTGCGGGATCTGGTCAGCCAGCCTCCTGCCCGTTGTGCGCCTTGA
- a CDS encoding DUF1080 domain-containing protein, producing the protein MNLLQPSAILTCLCLFQFCTWGCAAEPGSPNQLTKQEQEQGFELLFNGKDLKNWDQSGNWEVQEGVIARTGKGGSLTLKQQPLPDDFELKFEWKVGEGSNSGVYYRPGQYEYQILDNEKHADGKNPRTSAASLYFCMPPSQDATRPVGEWNQGRIVCKGTVIQHWLNGKKVIDFDYTDPRYAWHVELLANRGAQLTDRGGVLYLQDHGDPVWYRGIKLRTIPGDESLDRSPVKPATISDEALAAEQRKLQRIMENRSRQQQKQK; encoded by the coding sequence ATGAATTTATTGCAACCCAGCGCGATCTTAACCTGTTTGTGCCTCTTTCAGTTTTGTACCTGGGGGTGTGCAGCAGAGCCCGGTTCACCCAATCAACTGACAAAGCAGGAACAGGAGCAGGGCTTTGAGTTACTGTTCAATGGCAAAGATTTGAAGAACTGGGACCAGAGTGGTAACTGGGAAGTTCAGGAAGGGGTGATTGCCCGAACCGGTAAAGGGGGAAGTCTGACTTTGAAGCAGCAACCTCTGCCGGACGACTTCGAACTTAAGTTTGAGTGGAAAGTGGGCGAAGGAAGTAACAGCGGCGTGTACTATCGACCCGGACAATATGAGTACCAGATTCTGGATAATGAGAAACATGCGGATGGGAAAAATCCCCGCACGAGTGCCGCCTCGCTTTACTTCTGTATGCCCCCTTCGCAGGATGCGACGCGTCCGGTTGGCGAGTGGAACCAGGGGCGAATTGTCTGCAAAGGGACTGTTATTCAGCACTGGTTGAACGGGAAGAAAGTGATCGACTTTGATTACACCGATCCCCGTTATGCCTGGCATGTGGAACTGCTGGCAAACCGGGGTGCCCAACTGACGGACCGGGGAGGTGTACTTTATCTGCAGGATCATGGTGATCCGGTCTGGTATCGCGGTATCAAACTCCGTACGATTCCCGGAGATGAATCGCTGGATCGTAGTCCGGTCAAGCCGGCCACTATTTCTGATGAGGCTCTGGCGGCTGAGCAGCGGAAACTGCAGCGGATCATGGAGAACCGGTCCCGGCAACAGCAGAAGCAGAAATAA
- a CDS encoding neutral/alkaline non-lysosomal ceramidase N-terminal domain-containing protein: MYRLILCFTLLLTCSLTVSAAADDLLQAGAVKVNINPPKYPVSMVGSFQDRQATGAHDTLHARALVLKNGDTRVAFVVCDICLISREIFDAAKAIAAQKTGIPTSHMLTSATHTHTAPAVTPLAQCTPSPEYVQFLTESIAQAIIKANSRLASAQIAWAVVPEPAEVNNRRWYVKEGGIRPNPFGKTTDKVRMNPPRGSDLLIKPAGPTDPDISILSVQHADGRPLALLANYSLHYVGGLPPNQVSADYFGEFARQVKERLGGDETFVGIMSNGSSGDINNINFREPRPRAGVFERITAVAKVIADRTYRAVKDLKYRRDVTLAMEERTLDLGIRKPNAEEVKYAKALLAAAKDPEKLTTNEVYARETVNIDQWPGSVNLKLQALRIGDLGIVAIPCEVFAEIGLEIKQKSPLKPTFVIALANGYNGYLPTPEQHILQGYETWRSSWSYLEVDASVKITEQVLSMLKQVDQKQE, translated from the coding sequence ATGTATCGACTGATTTTGTGTTTCACTCTGCTGCTGACCTGCTCGCTGACTGTATCTGCAGCGGCGGATGATTTGCTCCAGGCGGGAGCGGTGAAAGTGAATATCAACCCGCCGAAGTATCCGGTTTCGATGGTGGGCAGTTTTCAGGATCGACAGGCGACAGGGGCGCATGACACCTTGCATGCACGGGCACTGGTCTTAAAGAATGGTGACACGCGCGTGGCGTTTGTGGTCTGTGATATCTGTCTGATTTCGCGGGAGATCTTTGATGCTGCGAAAGCAATCGCCGCTCAGAAAACCGGGATCCCCACCAGCCACATGCTGACCTCCGCGACACACACGCACACCGCTCCCGCAGTGACTCCACTCGCACAATGCACGCCAAGTCCTGAATATGTGCAGTTCCTGACGGAAAGTATCGCACAGGCGATTATCAAAGCCAATTCACGGCTGGCGTCCGCGCAGATAGCCTGGGCCGTCGTGCCGGAGCCGGCGGAGGTGAATAATCGACGCTGGTACGTCAAAGAGGGGGGAATCAGGCCGAATCCGTTCGGAAAGACGACCGATAAGGTGCGGATGAATCCGCCCCGGGGCAGTGACTTGTTGATCAAACCGGCGGGGCCGACCGACCCGGATATTTCAATCCTGTCGGTACAACACGCCGACGGGCGTCCGCTGGCACTGCTGGCGAATTACTCGCTGCATTATGTAGGAGGACTGCCGCCGAACCAGGTCTCGGCTGACTATTTCGGTGAATTCGCCCGTCAGGTCAAGGAACGACTGGGGGGCGATGAGACGTTTGTCGGCATTATGTCCAACGGTTCCAGCGGCGATATCAATAACATCAATTTCAGAGAACCGCGTCCACGGGCCGGCGTGTTTGAACGCATCACCGCCGTCGCGAAAGTAATCGCGGATCGGACTTATCGGGCGGTCAAAGATCTCAAGTACCGCCGGGACGTAACGCTCGCGATGGAAGAACGCACACTGGACCTGGGAATTCGGAAGCCGAATGCGGAAGAAGTCAAATATGCGAAAGCGTTATTGGCGGCTGCGAAAGATCCGGAGAAGTTGACGACAAATGAAGTCTATGCCCGGGAGACAGTTAATATAGACCAATGGCCCGGCAGTGTGAATCTGAAATTGCAGGCCTTGCGGATTGGCGATTTGGGGATCGTCGCGATTCCCTGCGAAGTGTTTGCAGAGATCGGCCTGGAAATCAAACAGAAAAGTCCGCTCAAGCCAACCTTTGTGATTGCCCTGGCCAACGGCTATAACGGTTATCTGCCGACACCGGAACAACACATCCTGCAAGGCTATGAAACCTGGCGGTCGAGTTGGAGCTATCTTGAAGTGGATGCTTCGGTCAAAATCACCGAACAGGTACTGTCGATGTTGAAACAAGTGGATCAGAAACAAGAATAA
- a CDS encoding sulfatase-like hydrolase/transferase: MLKSLLILITLLLPALAIADETSQRPNIVLIMADDLGYGDLSCYGSKNCQTPHLDQLAARGMKFTDFHSSGAVCSPTRAGLLTGRYQQRAGIDGVVYADPKKNRHHGLQKNEITLGQCLLDAGYRTAMFGKWHLGYQRQYNPTFRGFQQFVGYVSGNVDYVAHLDQTGVFDWWHGAELNREEQGYSTHLITEHAVKFIRAQHEQPFFVYIAHEAVHYPYQGPDDPAMRKAGGGEIKSAKREDIANAYREMNTEMDKGIGKVVAVLEELDLTDNTLIFFLSDNGANNKGSNGALRGFKGSVWEGGHRVPAIACWPGKISPGTVCDQTTISIDVMPTILELTRVRVPQGHQLDGVSLAGLLTAQKQLLSRKIYWDYRGNSAVRQGPWKLVLNQNRKSPVELFNLSEDLSESKNLAEQQPERVDSLRTAFEVWKKDVTQSATPQPEK, encoded by the coding sequence TTGCTGAAATCATTGCTGATTCTAATCACGTTACTCCTTCCTGCGTTGGCAATCGCTGACGAAACATCGCAGCGGCCCAATATCGTATTGATCATGGCCGATGATCTGGGGTATGGCGACTTGAGTTGTTACGGTAGTAAGAACTGTCAGACACCCCATCTGGACCAGCTGGCAGCTCGCGGCATGAAGTTTACCGATTTTCATTCCAGCGGTGCGGTCTGCAGTCCGACACGCGCGGGACTGTTGACGGGACGCTATCAGCAGCGGGCCGGCATTGATGGCGTCGTGTATGCCGATCCAAAGAAGAATCGACACCATGGTCTACAGAAGAATGAGATTACCCTGGGGCAGTGCCTGCTGGATGCCGGATACCGGACAGCCATGTTCGGCAAATGGCATCTGGGTTATCAGCGGCAGTACAATCCGACATTTCGCGGCTTCCAACAGTTTGTAGGGTACGTCAGCGGCAATGTGGATTACGTCGCCCATCTCGATCAGACGGGCGTTTTTGACTGGTGGCATGGTGCCGAGCTCAACCGGGAAGAGCAGGGGTATTCGACGCATCTGATTACAGAGCATGCGGTCAAGTTTATCCGCGCGCAGCATGAGCAGCCTTTCTTTGTCTATATTGCACATGAAGCGGTGCACTACCCCTACCAGGGACCGGACGATCCAGCGATGCGTAAAGCGGGGGGCGGCGAAATTAAATCGGCCAAGCGCGAGGATATCGCGAATGCCTACCGGGAAATGAATACCGAAATGGACAAGGGCATCGGTAAAGTGGTCGCCGTCCTCGAGGAACTCGATCTGACCGATAATACCCTGATCTTCTTTCTGTCGGACAACGGGGCCAATAACAAAGGGTCCAACGGGGCTTTGCGCGGTTTTAAAGGGAGCGTCTGGGAGGGCGGACACCGCGTGCCGGCGATTGCCTGCTGGCCGGGCAAGATTTCCCCGGGAACGGTCTGTGATCAGACCACGATCAGTATCGATGTCATGCCCACGATTCTGGAACTGACCCGGGTTCGCGTTCCGCAGGGACATCAACTGGACGGCGTGAGTCTGGCGGGATTGTTAACCGCACAAAAGCAACTACTGTCACGAAAAATATACTGGGACTACCGCGGCAATTCGGCGGTAAGACAGGGGCCCTGGAAGCTGGTTCTGAATCAGAATCGGAAATCACCGGTGGAACTGTTTAACCTCAGTGAAGACCTTTCTGAATCAAAGAACCTGGCTGAGCAGCAGCCTGAGCGTGTTGACAGCCTGCGGACTGCTTTCGAGGTCTGGAAAAAGGATGTCACCCAGTCCGCAACACCACAACCGGAAAAATAA
- a CDS encoding DUF1501 domain-containing protein — protein sequence MKQRKQIKRRDVLQAGFLGGLGLSLPGFLKLSAAQSEAPVRKKSSADAVLFLNLAGGVSHLDTLDMKPEAPVETQGEFKSIQTCMPGHQVCEYLPKYAKVADQFTLLRGISHSAGAHPQGQSWISTGNRPVPALIYPSLGSVITKEIPSRPDLPGYVAIPKTEWNAGYMGDAFAPFKTNTVPQPGKPFQVRGISLPEGLTLEKVNQRQQLLNKLDRRFKGEQTESQLLDALDQFGSQAYHMITSKRARAAFDVEQESPRLRQMFGADEFSQSVFLGCRLIEYGVPFVTVTYQGWDTHTENFAGHRRLIPPLDSGMTAGLEMLKQKGLWERTLVVIMGEFGRTPKINENAGRDHYPRVNWCLMTGGGVQPGQMIGGTTKAGDAPDDQTEITPDDIAATIYHALGIDPLKEYYTNTGRPTMLVPHGRIMHELFA from the coding sequence ATGAAACAACGGAAACAGATTAAGCGGCGAGATGTCCTGCAGGCGGGGTTCCTGGGAGGACTGGGACTGTCATTGCCCGGATTCCTGAAACTGTCAGCCGCCCAGTCAGAGGCTCCCGTCCGGAAGAAATCGTCGGCAGATGCGGTCCTGTTTCTGAATCTGGCGGGTGGGGTATCGCATCTCGATACGCTGGACATGAAACCCGAGGCGCCGGTGGAGACGCAGGGGGAGTTCAAATCCATTCAAACCTGCATGCCGGGGCATCAGGTGTGTGAGTATCTGCCGAAATACGCAAAAGTGGCCGATCAGTTCACACTGCTGCGCGGGATTTCGCATTCCGCGGGAGCACATCCCCAGGGGCAGTCCTGGATTTCGACCGGAAATCGACCTGTGCCAGCGCTGATCTATCCTTCACTGGGATCGGTGATCACCAAAGAGATTCCCAGCCGCCCCGATCTGCCCGGCTATGTCGCAATTCCCAAAACGGAGTGGAACGCCGGCTATATGGGAGATGCCTTTGCGCCTTTTAAGACGAACACAGTGCCTCAACCTGGAAAGCCCTTCCAGGTGCGGGGGATTTCGCTGCCGGAAGGTCTGACGCTGGAAAAAGTCAATCAGCGGCAGCAGCTGCTCAACAAGCTGGACCGCCGGTTCAAAGGGGAACAGACCGAGAGCCAGTTACTGGACGCACTCGATCAGTTTGGTTCGCAGGCCTATCACATGATTACTTCCAAACGGGCCAGGGCTGCCTTTGATGTCGAGCAGGAATCACCCAGATTACGCCAGATGTTTGGTGCCGATGAATTCAGCCAGTCTGTCTTTCTGGGCTGTCGCCTGATCGAATATGGCGTGCCTTTTGTAACCGTGACCTACCAGGGGTGGGACACGCATACCGAAAACTTTGCCGGGCATCGACGCCTGATACCGCCGCTGGATTCGGGGATGACCGCAGGGCTGGAAATGCTCAAGCAGAAGGGACTCTGGGAACGGACGCTGGTGGTGATCATGGGCGAATTCGGGCGGACGCCAAAGATCAATGAGAACGCGGGCCGCGATCACTATCCCCGTGTGAACTGGTGCCTGATGACTGGCGGGGGAGTGCAACCGGGACAGATGATCGGCGGGACGACCAAAGCCGGCGATGCACCGGATGACCAGACCGAGATCACACCGGATGACATTGCCGCCACGATCTATCACGCACTGGGTATTGATCCACTGAAAGAGTATTACACCAACACCGGGCGACCGACGATGCTGGTGCCCCACGGTCGGATTATGCATGAACTCTTTGCCTGA
- a CDS encoding DUF1549 domain-containing protein: protein MRVPRPTRSLWLLLLTLPLQVVAAETEAPVVAQTPEELAIRELRGIYTNLQQNKDGTVRLVRFSKPHVTAEKLAHLEQFHQLDYLALVCPHLGDEVLPHLQDLTNLDTLLLSESKVTDAGLQYLRKLNRLERLYLDNTQLTDAGLKQLAQLTQLKVLSLRNTKITDQGLVSLKGLQHLEVLLLSGTQVSDAGLSALNAFPQLKTLYLARTKVRGTQLAELKLPALEYLCLNRCTLGPEAAGALSKLSHLKGLEVYHTGLTSEALSELKTQLSKTALFTDDLTTPETLAALTEQKQLVPTTEQPLLKPIQERIAAGEKLVPDFQKHVIPLLGRLGCNSRNCHGSFQGRGGFQLSMFGYDFKLDHDNLLERIDKQHPKQSLVLNKPTSEDEHEGGLRLPPGGWEQQLLHDWIAAGAASVSPEGPRFVRLDVTPRQIVFKKKGESATLKAIAVWSDGTREDVTCLTRFESKDDSVAEVTTEGVIRAKAPGDTYVISYYDNGIFSTQVLQPVREYQPGEYPKVPTPTVVDRHVLNKLQKLGIQPSELCTDEEFLRRVSLDMTGTLPTPDEIRDFLKDPSTEKRSQKIEELLARPGYVAWWSLKLSDLTGSNAGYLGGTEMAQPVAGQWNAWIRRRVEDNVGWDKIVSGIILGTSRLPGQTFEEFMAQQSEFTSVKDRADFTALDNTMPHYWARSNMTVPSDKALAFGYTFLGMRLDCAQCHKHPFDEWSQQDFKLFTEFFTRIKFGVPPDARVLHEETRNMLGVPVKLNTAALRRQSYLRIAAEGRSIPWREVYIEPAQGDQQLAKLLGGEEIDISQIQDPREVLMAWMLNEPNHYFAKAFVNRIWAHYFNVGIINPPDDLNQANPPSNKALLDYLVQGFIESGYDMKWLHRTIANSRTYQLSWRPNESNRKDTRNFSHAVLRRLPAEVAIDAIQQATAGDRKLLQHVSKMDGRKITQHPLSFQARSIDFSLLVFGKPLRTTNCDCERQDQPTLLQSLYVRNDAEMLSQLTRPDGWLAEMKQQTFDDAVRKELIQEAYLRTLSRLPEESELQDSLEYLQTTKTIQEGLQDLMWALLNTQEFITNH, encoded by the coding sequence ATGCGCGTTCCACGTCCGACCCGATCCTTGTGGCTGTTATTGCTGACGCTGCCGTTGCAGGTGGTTGCAGCGGAAACAGAGGCTCCCGTTGTGGCGCAGACGCCCGAGGAGCTCGCCATCAGGGAGCTGCGTGGGATTTATACGAATCTACAGCAGAACAAAGATGGCACGGTCCGTCTCGTACGGTTCAGTAAACCGCACGTCACCGCCGAAAAGCTGGCTCACCTCGAACAGTTTCATCAGCTGGATTACCTGGCCCTGGTCTGCCCGCACCTCGGGGATGAAGTACTACCCCATCTTCAGGATCTGACCAACCTGGATACCTTATTACTTTCGGAATCGAAGGTCACGGATGCAGGGTTGCAGTACCTCCGGAAGTTGAATCGTCTGGAGCGACTTTACCTCGACAATACGCAGCTCACCGATGCGGGACTGAAACAGCTCGCACAACTGACGCAGCTCAAAGTACTGTCACTGCGTAATACAAAGATTACCGACCAGGGACTGGTTTCTCTGAAAGGACTGCAGCACCTGGAAGTTCTGCTGCTCTCGGGAACCCAGGTCAGCGATGCAGGTTTGTCTGCGCTCAACGCATTTCCGCAGTTGAAGACGCTCTACCTGGCACGAACGAAGGTCAGGGGCACACAGCTGGCAGAATTGAAGCTGCCTGCACTGGAATACCTCTGTCTCAATCGTTGCACACTCGGTCCTGAAGCGGCAGGTGCACTTTCAAAACTTTCACATCTGAAAGGCCTGGAAGTCTATCACACGGGGCTGACCTCGGAGGCTCTGTCAGAACTGAAAACTCAACTTTCGAAGACAGCTTTGTTCACCGATGATTTAACCACACCAGAGACACTGGCTGCATTGACTGAGCAGAAACAGCTGGTTCCGACCACAGAGCAACCGCTGCTGAAACCGATTCAAGAACGGATCGCAGCGGGGGAGAAGCTGGTTCCCGATTTTCAAAAGCATGTGATCCCGTTGCTGGGGCGACTGGGGTGCAACAGTCGCAACTGTCACGGGTCGTTTCAGGGGCGGGGCGGGTTTCAACTGTCGATGTTCGGCTATGACTTCAAGCTGGACCATGACAATCTGCTGGAGCGGATCGACAAACAGCACCCGAAGCAAAGCCTGGTATTGAACAAGCCGACCTCGGAAGACGAACATGAAGGGGGGCTGCGCCTGCCTCCCGGCGGTTGGGAACAACAGCTGCTGCACGACTGGATTGCTGCGGGAGCCGCGTCCGTTTCTCCAGAAGGCCCCCGTTTTGTAAGGCTGGATGTGACGCCCCGACAGATCGTCTTTAAGAAAAAGGGAGAATCGGCGACGTTGAAAGCGATTGCCGTCTGGTCGGATGGGACGCGAGAAGATGTGACCTGCCTGACCCGCTTTGAATCCAAAGACGACAGTGTCGCGGAAGTCACGACGGAAGGTGTAATACGAGCGAAAGCTCCCGGCGATACTTATGTCATTTCGTATTACGATAACGGGATCTTTTCCACGCAGGTCCTGCAACCGGTGCGGGAGTATCAGCCGGGAGAATATCCCAAGGTCCCGACGCCGACCGTCGTAGATCGTCATGTGCTTAACAAGCTGCAGAAGCTGGGCATCCAACCCTCTGAATTATGTACGGACGAAGAATTTCTGAGACGCGTCAGCCTGGATATGACGGGCACGCTGCCCACGCCGGACGAGATTCGGGATTTTCTCAAAGATCCGTCTACCGAGAAACGCAGTCAGAAGATCGAGGAACTGCTCGCACGGCCCGGTTACGTGGCCTGGTGGAGTTTGAAGCTGTCTGATCTGACAGGCAGTAACGCGGGCTACCTGGGCGGGACCGAAATGGCACAACCCGTGGCCGGTCAGTGGAATGCCTGGATTCGGCGACGGGTGGAAGATAATGTCGGCTGGGATAAAATTGTCTCGGGGATCATTTTGGGTACGAGTCGACTGCCGGGACAGACTTTCGAAGAGTTCATGGCACAACAGAGTGAATTCACCAGCGTCAAAGACCGGGCCGACTTCACCGCGCTGGACAATACGATGCCCCACTACTGGGCGCGTTCGAACATGACGGTACCCTCCGATAAGGCGCTCGCCTTTGGTTATACGTTTCTGGGCATGCGGCTGGATTGTGCCCAGTGCCACAAGCATCCCTTCGACGAGTGGTCGCAGCAGGATTTCAAGCTGTTTACCGAGTTTTTCACGCGCATCAAATTCGGTGTGCCCCCCGATGCCCGCGTCCTGCATGAAGAGACGCGGAACATGCTGGGCGTGCCGGTGAAGCTCAATACCGCTGCGTTACGCAGACAGAGTTATCTGCGGATTGCGGCTGAGGGACGGTCGATTCCCTGGCGGGAAGTTTACATTGAACCCGCGCAGGGGGACCAGCAGCTTGCCAAACTGCTGGGGGGAGAAGAGATCGACATCAGTCAGATTCAGGATCCGCGTGAAGTGCTGATGGCGTGGATGCTGAATGAGCCCAATCATTATTTTGCGAAAGCATTCGTGAACCGGATCTGGGCGCATTACTTCAACGTGGGGATTATCAATCCGCCGGATGATCTGAATCAGGCGAATCCTCCCAGTAACAAGGCCCTGCTGGACTATCTGGTGCAGGGTTTCATTGAGAGCGGTTACGATATGAAGTGGCTGCATCGGACGATTGCCAACAGTCGGACGTATCAGCTCAGCTGGCGACCCAATGAGAGCAATCGGAAAGATACCCGCAATTTCAGTCATGCTGTGCTGCGGAGACTCCCGGCGGAAGTGGCCATCGATGCGATTCAACAGGCAACGGCGGGAGACAGGAAGTTACTGCAGCACGTCAGCAAAATGGACGGACGTAAGATTACACAGCACCCGCTTTCGTTCCAGGCACGTTCGATTGATTTTTCTTTGCTGGTTTTCGGCAAACCTTTGCGGACCACCAACTGTGACTGTGAACGCCAGGATCAGCCGACGCTGTTACAGTCGCTCTATGTGCGGAATGATGCCGAGATGCTGAGTCAACTGACCCGCCCGGATGGCTGGCTGGCAGAAATGAAACAACAGACTTTTGATGATGCGGTTCGGAAAGAGCTTATTCAGGAAGCCTATCTGCGGACACTCTCCCGTCTGCCGGAAGAATCGGAACTGCAAGACAGCCTGGAGTACCTTCAGACGACGAAAACGATTCAGGAAGGACTTCAGGACCTGATGTGGGCGCTGCTCAACACGCAGGAGTTCATTACGAATCATTAG
- a CDS encoding 3-hydroxybutyrate dehydrogenase codes for MTQAKVALITGAASGIGAEIARTLFHEGCDVAIADLHAPEYLTELSAEGQRTLFISTDLSQVEQCQSLVERVTREWGGVDILVNNAGFQHVSPLEDFPEAVWEKMLQVMLTAPFLLTKYVLPGMKERRWGRIINMGSIHSQVASLNKAGYIAAKHGLVGLTKTTALEGGPFQITANVICPAYVRTPLVEQQIAAQAETLGISIEEVESQVFLKASATGRMIEPSEVASMVSYLCSEQAKSITGACWTIDGGWTAQ; via the coding sequence ATGACACAAGCCAAAGTCGCTTTGATCACCGGCGCTGCCAGCGGCATCGGGGCGGAAATTGCCCGGACGCTGTTCCATGAGGGCTGTGATGTGGCGATCGCCGATCTGCACGCGCCTGAATATCTCACGGAGCTGTCTGCGGAAGGACAGCGGACGCTGTTTATCTCCACCGATCTCTCGCAGGTAGAGCAGTGTCAGTCGCTGGTGGAGCGGGTGACCCGGGAATGGGGTGGCGTGGATATCCTGGTCAACAATGCGGGCTTTCAGCATGTCTCGCCATTGGAAGATTTTCCGGAAGCGGTCTGGGAGAAGATGCTGCAGGTGATGCTGACAGCGCCCTTTCTGCTGACAAAGTATGTCCTGCCCGGAATGAAAGAGCGGCGGTGGGGACGCATCATCAACATGGGCTCGATTCATTCCCAGGTGGCCTCACTCAATAAAGCGGGGTACATTGCCGCCAAGCATGGACTGGTCGGATTGACGAAAACGACGGCCCTGGAAGGGGGACCGTTTCAGATCACTGCCAATGTGATTTGTCCCGCCTATGTGCGAACGCCCCTGGTCGAACAGCAGATCGCCGCCCAGGCGGAGACACTGGGGATCAGCATTGAAGAGGTGGAAAGTCAGGTCTTCCTGAAAGCGTCTGCGACGGGCCGTATGATTGAGCCTTCTGAGGTGGCGTCGATGGTGAGTTATCTCTGTTCGGAGCAGGCCAAATCCATCACCGGTGCCTGCTGGACCATCGATGGCGGCTGGACGGCCCAATAG
- a CDS encoding 3-hydroxyacyl-CoA dehydrogenase family protein, which produces MQEIGILGAGLIGASWASFFAAQGLNVRIYDVNEEVKQQALGVAENNLQRLVKLELLSEEAKAVGLQNLQQVDSMQELLTNVEYVQESVIEDYEIKADVYRQFEQSAPETAILASSSSGLLMTRMQSVMQHPGRALIAHPFNPPHLIPLVELVPGEQTAPETVERVRDFFQQLGKYPVILNKEVPGHIANRLAAAIWRESLALLDEGVASVEDIDAALCQGPGLRWALMGQHLIYELGGGEGGYQKFFDTIGASFEAYWEDMQTWTRIPESAKEKAVAGTQKYLEQQGRAEWAAWRDEKLARIQQILKEE; this is translated from the coding sequence ATGCAGGAAATTGGGATTCTGGGAGCAGGTTTGATCGGGGCGAGCTGGGCCTCTTTTTTCGCGGCTCAGGGGCTGAATGTTCGGATCTACGATGTGAACGAGGAAGTCAAACAGCAGGCCCTCGGCGTAGCGGAGAACAATCTGCAGCGGCTGGTCAAACTGGAACTGCTCAGCGAAGAAGCGAAAGCCGTCGGTCTCCAGAATCTGCAACAGGTTGACTCGATGCAGGAGTTGTTAACCAATGTAGAATACGTGCAGGAATCGGTGATTGAAGATTACGAGATCAAGGCCGACGTCTATCGGCAGTTCGAGCAGTCTGCTCCCGAGACCGCCATTCTGGCCAGCAGTTCTTCGGGGCTGTTAATGACGCGAATGCAGTCAGTCATGCAGCACCCCGGACGCGCGCTGATTGCGCATCCCTTCAATCCGCCGCACCTGATCCCGCTGGTGGAACTGGTGCCCGGCGAACAGACAGCGCCAGAGACCGTCGAACGGGTACGCGACTTTTTTCAGCAACTGGGCAAGTATCCCGTGATCCTCAATAAAGAGGTCCCGGGTCACATCGCCAACCGACTGGCGGCGGCGATCTGGCGCGAGTCGCTGGCATTACTGGATGAAGGGGTCGCCAGTGTCGAAGACATTGATGCGGCCCTCTGCCAGGGACCGGGTCTGCGCTGGGCGCTGATGGGACAGCACCTGATTTATGAGCTGGGGGGTGGGGAAGGCGGTTACCAGAAGTTCTTCGATACCATCGGGGCTTCGTTCGAAGCGTACTGGGAAGACATGCAGACCTGGACCCGGATTCCCGAGTCAGCCAAAGAGAAAGCGGTGGCGGGGACGCAGAAGTACCTGGAACAACAGGGGCGAGCCGAGTGGGCTGCCTGGCGCGATGAGAAGCTGGCGCGGATTCAGCAGATTCTGAAAGAGGAATAA